One genomic region from Nymphaea colorata isolate Beijing-Zhang1983 chromosome 10, ASM883128v2, whole genome shotgun sequence encodes:
- the LOC116262894 gene encoding uncharacterized protein LOC116262894 → MGNHKSLQSRPSLPRGQPQGYATNRRLPPQEHPTGVYVHTDNQKDTHRHGGNHKSLYEGNHWNPQSVHTSNRGVHSLMSNHEAPPQGNKKNPQFRLDVHTGNQKGTQASNVHHHESDQESLHGGNHWDPQSSLYVHIGSRGAHLYRSDNHEAPPQGRKKDPQFRLDVHTGNQKGTQANNVHHHESDQESLHGGIHWNPQSSLYVHIGNRGAHLYRIDNHEAPPQGNNKDPRYRTRNHKERVAQQLAALALWGNHEDRQPGGLTSRSPRIFT, encoded by the coding sequence ATGGGCAACCACAAAAGTCTCCAAAGTAGGCCTTCACTTCCACGGGGGCAACCACAAGGCTATGCAACCAACCGGCGTTTACCTCCACAGGAGCATCCAACTGGCGTTTATGTCCACACAGACAACCAGAAGGATACTCACCGCCATGGAGGTAATCATAAGTCCCTCTACGAGGGCAACCATTGGAATCCTCAATCCGTGCACACAAGCAATAGAGGCGTTCACAGCCTTATGAGCAATCATGAGGCCCCTCCACAGGGCAACAAGAAGAATCCTCAATTCAGACTTGACGTCCACACGGGCAACCAGAAGGGTACTCAAGCAAGCAACGTTCACCACCATGAGAGTGATCAAGAGTCCCTCCATGGCGGCAACCACTGGGATCCTCAATCCAGCCTTTACGTCCACATAGGCAGTAGAGGCGCTCACCTCTATAGAAGTGATAATCATGAGGCTCCTCCACAGGGCAGGAAGAAGGATCCCCAATTCAGACTTGACGTCCACACAGGCAACCAAAAAGGTACTCAAGCAAACAACGTTCACCACCATGAGAGTGATCAAGAGTCCCTCCATGGGGGCATCCATTGGAATCCTCAATCCAGCCTTTACGTTCACATAGGCAACAGAGGCGCTCACCTCTATAGGATTGACAATCATGAGGCCCCTCCACAGGGCAACAACAAGGATCCCCGATACAGGACACGCAACCACAAGGAAAGAGTTGCCCAGCAGCTCGCCGCTCTTGCGCTATGGGGCAATCACGAGGATCGACAACCCGGCGGCCTTACCTCCAGAAGCCCAAGAATATTCACGTAA